The genomic region ggagatGTGTGCCTGTAGACTccccacctactggggaggctgaggtgagaagattgtttgagcccaagaggtcgaggctgcagtgggccatgtttatgccactgcactccagcctgggcaacagtgataccctgtttcaaaaaccaaccaacaaacaaattttaattaaacaaacaaacaaacaaaaccccccacAACACACCACCACCACTCTTTTGGCTTCAGGACTGTCCTTCTGTTTATCTATGGAGTAGGTTTTCACATATCCATACCTTTGGCTATGTGAACTGTGGTATTTAGCTAGCTTGTAATTCAAGTCTTTAAACAGATGCTCAAGAGCATTTAACctacatattaaaattatatattcatcCGTAAAACCAAAATGCAAATACTCTAATCATTCAAGTACTACCATAaactctatgtttttttttttttttttttttcctttttgagatggagtctcactctgttgcccaggctggagtgcagtggtgcaatctccactcactgcaagctccgcctcccaagttcacaccattcccctgccacagcctcctgagtagctggcactacaggcgctcgccaccacgcctggctaattttttgtatttttttagtagagacggaggtttcactgtgtcagccaggatggtctcgattctcctgacctcatgatccgcccgcctcggcctcccaaagtgttgggattacaggcgtgagccaccgcgcccagccgtttttttttttttttttttttttttgagacaaagcttcactcttgttgcccaggctggagtgcaatggcgcgatctcagcctaCCGCAACCTTCaactcaccgtaacctctgcctcccgggtttaagcgattctcctgcctcagcctcccgagtagctgggattacaggcatgcggtgggattacaggcatgcaccaccacgcccagctgagttttttttttttttgagatggagtttcactcttgttgcccaagctggagtgcaatggtgcgatctcggctcactgcaacctctgcctctcgggttcaagcgattctcctgtgtcagcctcccgagtagctgggattaccggcacgtgccaccatgcccagctaagttttctatttttagtagagacattgtttcatcatattggtcaggctggtctcaaactcctgacctcaggtgagccacccgcctgggcctcccaaatcgctgggattacaggtgtgagccaccgcacccggcctggctggtgtttgtatttttattagagaccaggtttctccgtgttaggctagtctcgaactccagacctcaggtgatccgtccgcctggacctcccaaagtgctgggattacaggcgtgatccactgcgcctggccatattggtatattttatttcacacatatacacagaaagaaaaaaaaaagaaaaagagaaaagaaagcactgATATATGCTCTAACATGGGTGAATTTGAAAACATCTAAGTCAAAGAAGCTGGACATAAAAGGCCACATGTTGtataaaaaattcaatttacaTGAATtatccagaataagcaaatccatagaaacagaaagtagattaatacTGGGAGGAGGGGTGGGAGGGACAGGGGGCTTGGGGAGGAATGTGGGGTGGGGTGGCTGCTAAAGAGTGCAGGTTCACTACACcagggtgatgaaaatgctctggatttagtggtgatggttgcaaaacTTCATGTATATACTAAAAAaagtgaattgtacactttaaaagggcaTTATGgaatgtgaattttatctcaaaacAAATTGTAAGTGAATGTCAAGGATAGGCAATAAAGTTTTTCTGACATGGAATGTtagaaatttctttattattacttattaagCACCAGCTTAATGCTGCAGAAAATTTCAAATCACCCTTGATAACCCACTTTCTTTTCTCCCACTCAAATTCTTGATCAAGAGTTTTTCAAGTAAAGACATGCTCTTCTCTCTTCTGTATAAAACTTTACGAAATAAAGGCAAAAGATTGTGTACATCTTGCTGGAAAATGCTGCCCAGGGCTCTGGAGACGGTGGCTGCCCGGGCTCCCTTCACTGTCCAGGTCCTGAAAGACTCTTGTTCATGAACTGTCTCTTCACAAAGCAAGTCCACCACTAACAAGAGAGAACAACACAGAATGAATAGTGGGGGTCAAATTACAAcagaatttgcatttatttaataataaaatttcacattACTCTGGAATctcttataaactttttttttttttttttttttttttttgagacagagtctcgctctgtcgtcgcccaggctggagtgctggagtgcagtggtgtgatcttggctcaccgcaagctctgcctcccaggttcatgccattctcctgcctcagcctccccagtagctgggactacaggcgcccaccaccacgcctggctaattttttgtatttttagtagagatgggggtttcaccttgttagccaggatggtttcaatctcctgacctcatgatctgcctgccttggcctcccaaagtgctgggattacaggcgtgagccaccgcgcccggccataaaccctttttagacaaagtctcactctgtcattcaggctggagtacaatggcatgatcttggctcactgcaacctccacttcctgggttcaagcgactctcgtctcagcctcctgagtagctgagatgacaggtgtgcaccatcccgcctggctaattttttgtattcagtagacatggggtttcaccatgttggccaggctggtctcgaactcctgactgcaagtgatccactcgcctcggcctcccaaagtgacgggattacaggcgtgagccactgcgcccggcctgcaatTCATTATTTAGTGTGATTCAGTGAATTCATATTACATACTAGACATATACTGGAAGTTAAGCAACATTGCaatgcagaaattaaaaatattcttgcaATGGAAGACCTTAGTGTGTTCATGGTGGCTATGGGATAAAAGGTGATTTACCAATTAAGCAGGCAAGAAGAGGGTCTTACCTTGCTGGGTTTATCATTCTGAGGGTCGAAAACTTTCTCACAAAGTCTCAGTCCAGTCTCTTGCCTTAGCTGTTGTAAATAGGCTCTCATCACTTCTAAAacagaacaattttaaaaaactgtatttgCAAATACATCCCAAATGTACTGGCTGCAGGTCTGGATGCTCACCGTggtaatacatttttatacatttgaaCAGGATACAAAATAGAAATGACAGTCCAAATAGTTTTATAACTACATTTGTTTTTGTTCAAAAGATTTTCTGCATGTCTTCCTTGTTGCCAAGAATCGTTTGTGAGAGTGACTAATAAGATAATGTACTTCCTATGATTTCACTCTCAATCTGTACATGAATCAAGGCAAGAAAAAGAGGGGTGGTAGGAAGTCAAATGGAGAAAATCTTCTTGTGTCATAGAGTGAGGATTGAGACCTGCTCTTACCATCTTCCTGTTTGTTGGCAGGTTTGGCATAAATTGCGTTAAGTGGAAAACCAGGCTCTCCAGGAATGGGAAAATTAGTGATTCCCAGTGTATACATTTCTTTCTCACCTTGGCTTTTGGAattgcactgaaaaaaaaaaatatatatatatatatatacatatgtgtgtgtgtatacatatatatacatatatatgtatgtatatatacatacatatatatatatatatacacacacacacacacagacacatattttACAGGGAAAAGAAGAATTCTATCCTTGGACCCCAGGTTAAGAACCCTTGAGCCAAGGGCTTAAAAGGAATTCCTCTGTCAAGATTTCTGTcttgagaaaatatattcaaaggcTTAAAACACCACCACTTTTTATCTTTGTGTCAGTCAATTATACTACAAGTTCAGAGAACTAAATTCAAATTTTTCTCTTAAGTCCATGCTGTAAGTCAGAGGAAATATTTTCTACTTGTCTTTAAAGTCTCAACAAATCCCAGATGACTGGGAGGGTAAATGCCTCTCAGCAATTTGTTTTCCTGATATACAATCATCCAAGTTTAATTACCTTTTGGAGTTTCTTCAGACATTCAGAAATGTAGAGAGTTATATATATCAAGGTCCTATCAGCTTCATTCtacagggagaaaaagaagacttAAAAACAGTTATCAGAACATAACAATGATGTGCAATGTATGAATTCCATCTTTGTCTTCTGATTATCTGCTGAATGCAGTGGTAGGACAGCCACTATCACATCAAAATTCCTGTTCTCCAAATGCACAGTCTCCTCAGTCTCCTTTTCCGTCTGCCCCTGGGAGGAAGGCACAAGCCCCACTCTGAGCTGtgtggctgcttttttttttttttttttttttttttgagacggagtcttgctctgttgcccaggctggagtgcagtggcacaatctcagttcactgcaacctccacctcccaggttcaagcaattctcctgcctcagcctcccgaatagctgggattacaggtgcccgccaccacgcctggctaatttttctatttttagtagagacggggtttcaccatgttggccaggttggtctcgaactcctgacctcaagtgatctgtccacctcagcctcccaaagtgctgggattacaggcatgaaccaccacgctcggctgagTGGCtgctctctcttgtttttcttggCTCCCCTTGCCCCGGGGTTCCCAAGGATCTGTGTCAACAGCCCCTCACTATAGGAAGAAGTAACAAAGCTGCCTGGAAAGCCTGAACTGCTCCATAtggttggctaatttttaaaaacccttccCTTCAGGGCCTCTGCCAAGAACAGAAATACTCATTACTCTAAAGGAGGAAGCACCTATTTCACATTTGACTTGCTCCCAAAGAACTCCATAATCTCAATGTCTTGacctaaccaaaaagaaaatgtggagaagACAAATGAATGTTGATCAAATGTGGTACGGACTTTGGGTCAAATTTTACacaaatttaggccaggtgcagtggctaatgcctgtaatcccagcactttgggaggctgaggtgggtggattgcttgagcccaggagtttgagaccagcctgggcaacatggcgaaacaccgtctctactaaaaatacaaaaattagccagtcatggtggcgtgcgcctgtaatcccagctgctagggaggctaaggccggagaatcgcttgaacccaggaggcagaggttgcaatgagccaagactgtaccactgcactccagcctgggcaacagagcaagactctgtctcaaattaaaaaaaaaaaaaaaaaaaaaaaaaaaaaaaaaggccaggtgcggtggcccacgcctgtaatcccagcactttggaaggccaaggtgggtggatcacgagctcaggagatcgagactatcctggccaacatggtgaaaccctgtccctactaaaaaatacaaaaattagcttggtgtggtggcgcgtgcctgtaatcccagctacttgggaggctgaggcaggagaatcgcttgagcccgggagtcaagggttgcagtgagccgagatcgcgccattgtactccagcctggtgacagagcgagactctgtctcaaaacaaaaaaacaacaaaaaaattaccccCAAACTacaccattttccttttttttttttttttttgagagtgtttcactcttgctgcccaggctggagtgcaatggcgtgatatcggctcaccgcaacctctgcctcctgggttcaagcgattctcctgcctcagcctcccgagtagctgggattacaggcatgcaccaccacgcccagccaattttgtatttttagtagagatggggtttccccatgttggtcaggctggtctcgagctcccgacattaggtgatccgcccgcctcagcctcccaaattacaggcggaggcactgcgcccagccacatttCCCTATTTTTAAGACAATATAGTATCTGGGAACAAATGAAATGTGGcagagttttttggtttttttgagacagtcttgctctgtcgcccaggctgactgcagtggtgtgatctcggctcactgcaaccatcacctcctgggttcaagcaattcttgtgcttcagccttccgagtagctgggattacaggcatgcactactacacctggctaatttttatatttttggtagagatggggtttcgccttgttggccaggctggtctcaaactcctggcatcatgtgatccacccgcctcagcctcccaagtgttggaattacaggcgtgagccaccatgcactaatttttctattttttgtagagatgggggtttgccatgttgcccaggctggtctcaaactcctgaactcaagcgatgtGCCCAGAGAATTGTAACATTTATAACTGTTACAAACTTAACCCACACATTAGATATAGAAAACATTCTATTACCATCACAGAATGTTTAGACTACAATTTGTACACCAAGGgtctacaaataaataattcacaCCCTGTTTGATTCCAGAAGTTCAGAGTTTGGCAAGGAGGGGCTGAAATTCCATTttagggccaggagcagtggctcacgcctgtaatcccagcacattgggaggctgaggtgagcggatcatgaggtcaggagatggagaccatcctgcctaacacagtgaaatcccgtctctactaaaaatacaaaaaattatccaggtgtggtggcacgtgcctgtagtttcagctacctgggaggctgaggcaggaggactgtctgagcccaggaggttgagggtatagtgagctgtgattgtgccactgaactctagcctgggcgacaaagcaagaccctgtctcaaaacaaaacaaaaggctggcacatagtaggtgctgctTAActaatgttgaataaatgaagatatttctagcaaggggttggcaaactttctcTGTAAAAGGCAGGCAGtatttttaggctttgtgggccatacagtctttgtcacaactactcaattctgctgTTTTGGTGTGAAAGTAACTATAGATAATATAGAAACAAATGgttgtggctgtgttccaataaaggtTTATTTATAAAAAGGGGCAGTGGGCCAAATGTGGCCCTCAGGTTagagtttgccaacccctggtatagaatttggaggaaaaaaaaagaaactaatatttATACAAAAGCTAACATTAAGCACTGCTCTcgaatttaaaaattacatgctgatttcattttattttctcctcacaGCAATCTGGATAGCAAGGTTGGTATTATCCCTATGAGAAAactaagttaaatattaaaagctctgTAATTTACCTTAATTTCATAGTTTTTGAAGAAGACATTGGCCTTGAAGTAATAGATGGCTTCATCCACAATATCTGTATCTTTTGCTAAGCAGGACACAAGGGAAGGAGAACAGAGAACATTAGCCAAATACAAAACATAACAACTATCAAAGCCATAAAGGGAAAACACATAAAACTGTCAACAGTTGCggagttgaataaaataaaatgatcctactgaaatacaaaatttttagaaaatatttatttatttatttttttgagacagagtctcgctctgctgcccaggctggagtgcagtggcgcgatcttggctcactgcaagctccacctcctgggttcacgccattctcctgcctcagcctcccgagtagctggggctacagacatctgccaccacgccccactaattttttgtatttttagtagagacagggtttcaccgtgttagccaggatggtcttgatctcctgacctcgtgatccgcttgtctcggcctcccaaagtgctgggattacaggcatgagccactgtgctcggccttttttttttttttttgagacagagtctcgctctgttgcccaggctggagtgcagtggcgcgatcttggctcactgcaagctctgcctcccgggttcacgccattctcctgcctcagcctcccgagtagctggggctacaggcacctgccaccatgcccagctatatttttttctatttttagtagagacagggtttcaccgtgttagccaggatggtcttgatctcctgacctcgtgatctgcccgtgttggcctcccaaagtgctgggattacaggcatgagccaccatgcccggccaaattttttttttgagacggagtcttgctctgtcgcccagactggagtgcaatggcataatctcggctcactctgcctcccgggttcaagtgattctcctgcctcagcctcccaagtagctgggattataggcatgtggcgtgccaccaggcccggctaatttttgtatttttagtagaaatggggtttcaccatgttggtcaggctggtctcgaactcctgaccttgtgatctgcctgcctcagcctcccaaagtgctgggattacaggagtgagccacctcccccggatttttagaaaatatttatagaaaagtaGTACATGGTTTATTTTTACAGCTTTATTGTTTTTGTAAAACTTATACATGCTcattagaaaaggaaattcaatcaaaagagttttctttttttagagagaggtcttgctctgttacccgggctggagtgcagtggtacaattataaCTCACCACAgacttgaattcctgagctcaagtgatcctcctgcttcagcttcccaggtagccgggactacaggcatgcgccatgaggcctggctaatttttttctttaaaaattaaataaaatttttaaagaaaaaattttaaagatggctgggcacggtggctcacacctgtaatcccaacactatgggaggccgagacgggtggatcacctgaggtcaggagtttgagagcagcctggccaacatggtgaaaccgcgcctctactaaaaatacaaaaaattagccgggcatggtggcaggcacctgtaatcccagctattcgggaggctaaggcaggacaattgcttgaactcgcgggtggaggttgcagtgagccaagattgcaccattgcactccagcctgggcgacgagatcgaaactccgtctccaaaaaaaaaaagttttttttagagatgcagtctcactttgttgcctagtctggtctcaaactccttgcctcaagtgatcctcctgcctcctgagtagctaggattacaggcataagccacagcaccgggccaaaaaaaaatttttaattgtcacCTTAATTCCCATTTCCCCAAAAATAACTACCATTAGCATTTGGTGAACATTATTCAAGACGTCTCTCAATGCATTTATAAAAAAACACTGAGACATAGACTAACTTTAACtgcttcctaaaaataaaaagtattcagtcgggcgcagtggctcacacctgtagtcccagcactttgggaggccgaggcggatggattgcctgaggtcaggagttcgagaccagcctggccaacacggagaaaccctgtctctactaaaaatacaaaaactagctgggcatggtggtatgtgcctgtaatcccagctactcgggtggctgaggcaggagaattgcttgaacccaggaggcagaggttgcagtgagctgagatcattccaccgaactcaagcctgggtgacacagcgagactccgtctcaaaaaagtaataataaagacataaacaaaattaaataaaataaaaagtattcaatgtaattttatttgaatttacaTATTACAGTTTCAGAAAAAAACTCAATTATTTAGAACATGTTGAGGTTCAGATACACATCTTTCTTTTTATGAAAACTATGACTTAAAATATACTTGTACAAGCTGTTGTAGGTAGCTCTAGACGGACAAAAGCCAGAAATACTGTCTTGACAAAGACAGATCTCATGACACAATTTGTTTGgcaactttttgttttccttcttattttaaaaaggtcaAAATCCCAGGGTCTTGATATCTGGCAGCTGGTTTCAGCAGTGCTGAGACAGTTATTTATACTTCTTGTCTATGACTGTTAACGTTCTCGCACAGCAGAAATGCAAAGTAATCGTGAAGCTTTCATACTCTGCTATTCAGTTGTCTTCATCCCAGCTCATTGCCCTGTGGAAGAATTTCAACAGAACTCTAACTCTAGACTTGTGTTCCTtgcaatccatttttttttttttttttttttttgagatggagtctcgctctgttgcccaggctggagtgcagtggtgcaatctcggctcactgcaagctccgcctcctggttcacgccattctcctgcctcagcctcccgagtacctgggactacaggtgcccgccaccacacttggcaaattttttgtatttttagtagagatggggtttcatcgtgttagccaggatggtctcaatctcctgacctcgtgatccaccggtctcagccttccaaagtgctaaagtgctgggattacaggcgtgagatgcCGCGccaggcccttttttttttttttttttttgagatggagtctcactttgtcgcccaggctggagtgccatggcacgatctaggcccagtgcaacctccgcctcctgagttcaagccattctcctgcctcaacctcccacgtagctgggactacaggtgcctgccaccacagccagctaatttttgtatttttagtagagacagagtttcaccatgttggccaggctggtctcaaactcctgacctgaggcgatctgcccgcctcagcctcccaaagtgctgggattataggcgtgagccactacgcctggctgcaatctgttttcttatctgtgaaagaAAACTTTCTTGGAGGACTCAATATTGTTTACAAAAACCAGCTAGTTCTTCTAAATGCAATGACAGGAGGGGGCAAAGGCCAAAGGATTCTGAAATTAGAATACTTGGCACATGAAAGGCATTCtacagatatttgttgaatatagaTGAATTAGTGTGATTAATGCTGTTATTTAGCTCATAGCACAGGCCTCCATTCcaattcaggtttttttttttttcttttgaaacagagttttgctcttgttgcctaggctggagtgcaatgacatgatcttggcacactgcaacctccacctcccaggttcaagcaattctcctgcctcagtctcccaagtagctgggattacaggcatgtgccaccatgcccggctgactgtttgtatttttagctgagacagggtttctccatattggtcagactggttgcgaactcctgaactcaggtgatccacccacctcgacctctcaaagtgttgggattacaggtttgagccaccacgcctggcctttgcagtgcaatttttttttttttttttttgagatgaagtctcactctgtcacccaggctggagtgcagtggtgcaatcttggctcactgcaacctccaccctctgtgttcaagcgattctcctgtctcagcctcctgagtagctgggatcacaggtgcccaccaccatgcctagctaatttttgtatttttagtagagttggggtttcgccatgtttgccaggctggtcttgaactcctgaccttaagtgatccacttgccttggccttccaaagtgctgggattacaagtgtgagccaccgcacccagccttgtgattttcttttatgttatttttcttctttcccaggcTGCCTTcttccttgttccttttcctcagAATCAAGTACAGACTGTGGTGACTTACCATATGTATTAAGTTTACTGAGCTTTCAAATGgtgttgaaaa from Pongo pygmaeus isolate AG05252 chromosome 10, NHGRI_mPonPyg2-v2.0_pri, whole genome shotgun sequence harbors:
- the ARPC3 gene encoding actin-related protein 2/3 complex subunit 3 gives rise to the protein MPAYHSSLMDPDTKLIGNMALLPIRSQFKGPAPRETKDTDIVDEAIYYFKANVFFKNYEIKNEADRTLIYITLYISECLKKLQKCNSKSQGEKEMYTLGITNFPIPGEPGFPLNAIYAKPANKQEDEVMRAYLQQLRQETGLRLCEKVFDPQNDKPSKWWTCFVKRQFMNKSLSGPGQ